In Cupriavidus sp. EM10, the genomic window CGTTGCGGAAGTCGGCGCGACGGCCGTTGTTGTCGGTCAGCGAACCATGGTCCATCACCTGCAGCAGGATATTGAAAATATCCGGATGTGCCTTTTCAATCTCATCCAGCAGCAGCACGCAGTGCGGCTTCTTGGTCACGGCCTCGGTCAGCAGCCCGCCTTGGTCAAACCCGACATAGCCCGGGGGCGCGCCGATCAGTCGGCTCACTGCATGGCGCTCCATGTATTCCGACATGTCGAAGCGCAGCAGTTCGATGCCCATGATGAACGCGAGCTGCTTGGCCACTTCGGTCTTGCCCACGCCGGTGGGGCCTGAGAACAGGAACGAGCCAATCGGCTTGTCGGTCTTGCCCAGGCCGGCGCGTGACATCTTGATCGCCGATGCCAGCGCCTCGATGGCCGGGTCCTGGCCGAACACCACCGACTTCAGGTCGCGTTCCAGCGTCTGCAGCTTGCTGCGATCGTCCTGGTTCACGCTCTGCGGCGGGATGCGGGCGATGCGCGACACGATATCCTCGATCTCGCCCTTGCCAATCGTCTTCTTCTGCTTCGACTTCGGCAAAATGCGCTGCGCGGCACCTGCCTCATCGATCACATCGATCGCCTTGTCGGGCAGATGACGGTCGGTGATGAAGCGGGCCGACAGCTCGGCGGCGGCGGTCAGCGCCGAGGCGGCGTACTTGACGCCATGGTGCTCCTCGAAGCGCGACTTCAGACCACGCAGAATCTGCACAGTCTGGTCCACCGAAGGCTCGACCACGTCGATTTTCTGGAAACGACGCGACAGGGCCGCATCTTTCTCGAAAATGCCGCGATATTCCGTGAACGTCGTCGCACCCACACACTTCAGCTGGCCCGACGACAGCGCCGGCTTGAGCAGGTTGCTGGCGTCCAGCGTACCGCCCGATGCCGCGCCAGCCCCAATCAGCGTATGGATTTCGTCGATGAATAGGATGGCGTGCGGATTATCCTTGAGCGACTTCAGCACGCCCTTCAGGCGCTGTTCAAAATCGCCCCGATACTTGGTACCGGCCAGCAGCGCGCCCATGTCGAGCGAGTACACGGTAGCCTTTTCCAGGATATCGGGCACTTCGTTCTTGGTAATGCGCCAGGCCAGGCCTTCCGCGATGGCGGTCTTGCCCACGCCGGCCTCGCCGACCAGCAGCGGGTTGTTCTTGCGCCGGCGGCACAGCACCTGCACCACGCGTTCCACCTCGCTGTCGCGGCCGATCAGCGGATCGATCTTGCCAGCCTTGGCCAGCGCGTTCAGGTTCTGGGTGTACTGCTCCAGCGGGCTTTCCTTGCCGTCGCCGCCCTCGCCCTCGGGGTTGCCCTCGCCGTGCTTGGCCGGTTCGGCCTGGTCCTTGCGGATGCCATGGCTGATGAAGTTGACCACGTCCAGGCGCGTCACGCCCTGCTGCTGCAGGTAGTACACCGCGTGGGAGTCCTTTTCG contains:
- the clpA gene encoding ATP-dependent Clp protease ATP-binding subunit ClpA, which translates into the protein MIAQELEVSLHMAFVEARQARHEFITVEHLLQALLDNPTAAEVLRACAANIEDLRTSLKNFIADNTPVVPGTDEVDTQPTLGFQRVIQRAIMHVQSTSNGKKEVTGANVLVAIFGEKDSHAVYYLQQQGVTRLDVVNFISHGIRKDQAEPAKHGEGNPEGEGGDGKESPLEQYTQNLNALAKAGKIDPLIGRDSEVERVVQVLCRRRKNNPLLVGEAGVGKTAIAEGLAWRITKNEVPDILEKATVYSLDMGALLAGTKYRGDFEQRLKGVLKSLKDNPHAILFIDEIHTLIGAGAASGGTLDASNLLKPALSSGQLKCVGATTFTEYRGIFEKDAALSRRFQKIDVVEPSVDQTVQILRGLKSRFEEHHGVKYAASALTAAAELSARFITDRHLPDKAIDVIDEAGAAQRILPKSKQKKTIGKGEIEDIVSRIARIPPQSVNQDDRSKLQTLERDLKSVVFGQDPAIEALASAIKMSRAGLGKTDKPIGSFLFSGPTGVGKTEVAKQLAFIMGIELLRFDMSEYMERHAVSRLIGAPPGYVGFDQGGLLTEAVTKKPHCVLLLDEIEKAHPDIFNILLQVMDHGSLTDNNGRRADFRNVIIIMTTNAGAETMNRATIGFTTAREQGDEMADIKRMFTPEFRNRLDATISFRALDEEIILRVVDKFLMQLEEQLHEKKVEASFSEKLRKYLAKKGFDPLMGARPMQRLIQDMIRKALADELLFGKLVTGGKVAVDLDDEDQIKLTFSEADPEPPEAPESEQRAEV